The nucleotide sequence GGCTTGAATATCTCGACCAGCTTTTCAAAGCGGGCATCTGGGATATTGGCAGTACCTTTAACGAACCGCTCGCCAAATATCTCCCGGCTGTTGACGCCGGTCATTATCTGAAAGATCGTGCTCTTTCCCGACTGCGATGAACCGATTATTCCTATTTCCATTATAAGACTCCTTTAAAATACCCTAAAATCACCATTTGAACAACTTTACCAAAGCCCCCCAAAAGGCGTCTGACGCCTTTTTGTACACAAAAAAATCGGGACTCTGATGTCAAATATTTTCTAATACATTTAGAATGATCGGTTTAATCGATGGCAGGTCTTCTGTCGCGGTTTTCCAAACGGTTTCTAAATCTACACCCGAATATTCGTGAATAAGTTTATCCCTCATTCCAGCCATTTGTTTCCAAGGAACAGTGGGATATTTTTTTCGCAGTGTTTCCGGAACATTCTTGGCCGCCTCTCCCATAACCTCTATGCTCCTAATAACAGCGTTGGCTGTCTTCTTGTCATTGGAGAAACTGTCAAATGTCATTCCGCTGGTAAAAGATACAGCATCATTTATGGAATCAAGAATATCTTGTATATAATCTCCGTATTCCTTCTTTATCATACCGGTATCATTTCCTTAAGAACTTGTTTGCCTATTTGGGGTTTCAATGCTTTTTTCGATACAAGATCTACTTTTATGCCGAGTATTTTTTCGAGATATTCTTCGCAATCCATGAAAGCAAACAGACCGATTGGTTGGAAAAATTCAACTAAGATATCTATATCGCTGTTACTCTTATTCTCTCCTCTGACATACGAACCGAAAAGAGCAATTTCTTTGACATTGAATTTCTTAGCCAGAATTAGTTTCTGAGCCGTAAGTATCGTTTTTATTTTTCTTAACGTCATTATTGCTCGCTTCTATGGTATTTAACCAAAAAAGTTCCCAACCAAAAGTTAAAACACCATATCATTTTTTTATAGCTTAATCAAGCAGGTTAATTCCAAAAACACGAAACCCCCGTATTGCTACGGGGGTTCGTTAAATTAAATCTGGCAACGTCCTACTCTTCCACAAGGGATACCCTGCAGTACCATCGGCGATGGAGGGCTTAACGGCCGTGTTCGGTATGGGAACGGGTGTTGCCCCTCCTCCAAGGTCACCAGAAGCGTTAGATTCTGTTAGCTCGGCGGACGCGCACGCGGACG is from Deltaproteobacteria bacterium CG11_big_fil_rev_8_21_14_0_20_49_13 and encodes:
- a CDS encoding nucleotidyltransferase, whose translation is MTLRKIKTILTAQKLILAKKFNVKEIALFGSYVRGENKSNSDIDILVEFFQPIGLFAFMDCEEYLEKILGIKVDLVSKKALKPQIGKQVLKEMIPV